The proteins below come from a single Malus domestica chromosome 03, GDT2T_hap1 genomic window:
- the LOC103427793 gene encoding serine acetyltransferase 1, chloroplastic produces MKVPVITRALFKASPVLSTPKVLSPHFSIRSNSQAPSTPMAACIHTQRHPLCWDSNRSTSDEDGYHFMKFCRRSFSDQVSCTPISQNRTKTTQTRIIVEDLDPDEDLWLRMQDEARSDIDEEPTLSDYYYTSILSHASLESALAHHLSVKLSNPSLSCATLVDIFMGVFAQDQEVVGAVKDDLRAVKERDPACVSYTHCLLNFKGFLACQAHRAAHKLWLQGRKVLALLIQNRVSEIFAVDIHPGAKIGSGILLDHATGLVVGETAVIGNNVSILHSVTLGGTGKASGDRHPKIGDGVLIGAGTCILGNIRIGEGAKIGAGSVVIKEVPARTTVVGNPAKLLGGKNPVKLDKMPSFTMDHTSNIAEWYDYVV; encoded by the coding sequence ATGAAAGTTCCGGTCATAACTCGGGCCCTGTTTAAGGCCTCCCCTGTTCTCTCAACTCCTAAAGTCCTCTCCCCTCACTTCTCTATCCGCTCAAATTCTCAAGCCCCCTCGACTCCCATGGCTGCCTGCATCCACACTCAAAGGCACCCACTTTGTTGGGATTCAAACAGGTCCACATCCGACGAAGACGGCTACCATTTCATGAAGTTCTGCCGCCGCAGTTTCTCTGATCAAGTTTCCTGCACACCCATTTCCCAGAATCGCACGAAAACAACTCAGACGCGGATAATCGTGGAGGATCTCGACCCAGATGAAGATCTATGGCTCAGAATGCAGGATGAAGCTCGCTCGGATATTGATGAAGAACCCACCTTGTCAGATTACTATTACACTTCGATTCTGTCGCATGCTTCTCTGGAAAGTGCTTTAGCCCACCATCTGTCTGTGAAATTAAGCAATCCTAGCCTCTCCTGTGCGACCCTAGTGGATATTTTCATGGGGGTGTTCGCACAGGATCAGGAAGTGGTCGGGGCCGTGAAGGATGATCTGAGGGCGGTGAAGGAGCGGGACCCAGCGTGCGTGAGTTACACGCACTGCCTCTTGAATTTCAAGGGATTTCTTGCATGCCAAGCCCATCGGGCTGCGCACAAATTGTGGTTGCAGGGGAGGAAGGTCCTGGCTTTGCTGATTCAGAACAGGGTGTCCGAAATTTTCGCGGTGGACATTCACCCGGGAGCGAAAATCGGAAGCGGGATACTGCTGGACCACGCCACCGGGCTCGTGGTGGGAGAGACGGCGGTGATTGGGAACAATGTGTCAATTTTGCACAGTGTGACTTTGGGAGGGACCGGAAAGGCATCTGGGGACCGGCACCCCAAAATTGGGGATGGGGTGCTGATTGGGGCAGGGACCTGTATATTGGGGAACATTAGGATTGGGGAAGGGGCAAAGATTGGGGCTGGGTCTGTGGTGATAAAGGAAGTGCCGGCGAGGACGACGGTGGTTGGAAATCCGGCCAAGTTGCTTGGAGGGAAAAATCCAGTTAAGTTGGACAAGATGCCGAGTTTTACTATGGACCATACTTCCAATATAGCTGAGTGGTATGATTACGTTGTTTAA
- the LOC103407925 gene encoding ent-kaurene synthase-like 1 yields MFNKVDLSVSSYDTAWVAMVPSPNSQDPFFPECVNWLLCNQLHDGSWGHPNFHPLLRKDALLSTLACILALKQWSVGEELINNGLRFIESNISSATDEVQQSPLGFDIIFPSLIQSAMNLDINLPLEESTLASIFHMRDFELQRGNGSNSEGWRAFLAYISEGNAELQDWQTVMKYQRKNGSLFNSPSTTAAAFTHTKNADCLQYLRRLLNKFGNAVPTIYPLDKYARLSMVSSLESLGIDRHFREEIRSVIDETYRLWLQGDEEIFSDAATCAMAFRLLRVNGYDISADPLVKFSEDCFFNSYGGYLKDVSAALELFRASEIIIHPDESILEKQNYWTSHFLKEELSNMLIQPHRPNKHIALEVDHALKSPYHANLGRLSTKRAIKHYNTDGTRILKSSYSSLNIGHEDFLELAVEDYNICQSIHRKEFNHLERWVVEHRLDKLKFARQKQAYCYLSAAADLFPPQLSDARMSWAKNAFLTTVVDDFFDIDGSEEELINLIQLVEKWDLDASVDCCSKHVEIIFSALRDTISEIGVKAFNLQGRNVTTDVIKTWLDCLNSMLKEAEWSRNKSVPTMDEYMANAGTSFALGPIVLPALYFVGPKLSEEVVGNSELQYLFTLMSTCGRLLNDVQSFKRELAEGKLNAVSLATIHGGGTVSEEDAINDIKKVITSETRELLRVVLLEKGSAVPRACKDLFWNLNKVMHLFYWKDDGYVGNEMMKAVNEVIGELIVLQ; encoded by the exons ATGTTCAATAAGGTTGATCTCTCTGTTTCCTCGTACGATACTGCTTGGGTGGCAATGGTCCCTTCTCCAAATTCTCAGGACCCTTTTTTCCCTGAATGTGTCAACTGGCTATTGTGTAATCAACTCCACGACGGGTCATGGGGTCATCCTAATTTCCATCCTTTGTTAAGGAAAGATGCTCTTTTATCTACGTTAGCATGTATCCTTGCACTAAAGCAATGGAGTGTTGGTGAAGAGCTAATTAACAACG GACTACGTTTTATTGAGTCAAATATATCTTCAGCTACCGATGAAGTGCAACAATCTCCTCTTGGATTTGATATAATATTTCCTTCTTTGATACAATCCGCAATGAATTTGGATATCAATCTtccccttgaagaatcaacccTGGCCAGTATTTTCCACATGAGAGACTTTGAGCTTCAAAG AGGAAATGGAAGCAACTCAGAGGGTTGGAGAGCCTTCTTGGCTTATATTTCGGAAGGAAATGCAGAGTTGCAGGATTGGCAGACGGTTATGAAGTACCAAAGGAAGAATGGGTCCTTGTTTAATTCACCATCAACCACAGCCGCTGCTTTTACTCACACTAAGAATGCTGATTGTCTTCAGTACCTCCGCAGACTCTTAAACAAGTTTGGGAATGCAG TTCCAACGATATATCCTCTAGATAAATATGCTCGTCTTTCTATGGTTTCCAGCCTTGAAAGTTTGGGTATCGATCGACATTTCAGGGAGGAAATTAGAAGCGTAATCGATGAAACATACAG ATTATGGCTGCAGGGGGATGAAGAAATATTTTCAGATGCTGCCACCTGTGCAATGGCGTTTCGACTCTTACGCGTTAATGGATATGACATTTCTGCAG ATCCATTAGTAAAATTTTCCGaagattgtttcttcaattcctACGGAGGATACTTGAAGGACGTTAGTGCTGCCTTAGAATTGTTTAGGGCTTCCGAAATCATCATACATCCAGATGAGTCAATTCTTGAGAAACAAAACTACTGGACAAGTCATTTTCTGAAAGAGGAGTTATCCAATATGTTAATTCAGCCTCATAGACCGAATAAGCACATTGCCCTGGAG GTGGATCATGCTCTTAAATCCCCTTACCATGCAAATTTGGGTCGTTTATCAACCAAGAGAGCTATAAAACATTACAACACAGATGGTACAAGGATTCTGAAATCTTCTTATAG CTCTTTGAATATTGGACATGAAGATTTCCTCGAACTGGCAGTGGAAGACTATAACATTTGCCAATCTATACATCGTAAAGAATTCAACCATCTTGAAAG GTGGGTTGTTGAGCACAGATTAGACAAGCTAAAGTTTGCTCGGCAGAAGCAAGCGTACTGCTACCTCTCTGCTGCAGCAGACCTTTTCCCTCCGCAACTATCAGATGCCCGCATGTCATGGGCCAAAAATGCATTTCTCACAACTGTGGTCGATGATTTCTTTGACATTGATGGTTCGGAAGAGGAACTAATAAACCTTATACAATTGGTCGAGAA GTGGGACTTAGATGCAAGTGTTGATTGTTGTTCTAAGCACGTTGAAATCATATTTTCAGCACTTAGGGACACAATTAGTGAGATTGGAGTCAAAGCGTTCAACTTGCAAGGACGTAATGTAACAACTGACGTAATTAAGACT TGGTTGGATTGCCTGAACTCTATGTTAAAAGAAGCTGAGTGGTCGAGAAACAAGTCCGTGCCAACAATGGATGAATATATGGCAAATgcaggaacatcatttgccttGGGACCAATTGTCCTCCCAGCTCTCTATTTTGTTGGGCCTAAACTTTCAGAGGAGGTTGTAGGAAATTCTGAACTCCAGTATCTGTTCACGCTTATGAGCACTTGTGGGCGTCTTCTCAACGATGTCCAAAGCTTTAAG AGGGAATTAGCGGAAGGGAAGTTAAATGCTGTATCGTTGGCCACGATTCATGGTGGTGGTACTGTATCTGAGGAAGATGCGATCAATGATATTAAGAAGGTTATAACAAGTGAGACGAGAGAACTGCTAAGAGTTGTTTTGCTGGAGAAGGGTAGCGCAGTTCCAAGAGCTTGCAaggatttgttttggaacttGAACAAAGTGATGCACCTTTTTTACTGGAAGGATGATGGGTATGTTGGGAACGAGATGATGAAGGCCGTAAATGAAGTCATTGGAGAACTTATTGTTCTTCAATGA